The window TCACGGTTAGCATCATTATTCGGCACACCATGACCCGTCTGGAAAATAAAACCAGCAGTCTGCAGGAAGTTCCTCGGCACAATATGCTGCCTGGTCGCCATATTCCTCAACGCAATAATAACATCAGTCGGCTTAACATGCCTCGGACACCTGTCAGTACAGGTATAACACGTAGAGCAGTACCAGATATCATCACTTTTAAGCAACTGGTCTTTCAACCCCAGGGAGACCATTCTCATGATCTTTCTGGTCCTTAGTGCGTTCCTTCTGCCCTGGGGGCAGCCGCCTGTACAGGTACCACACTGGTAGCATACAGAGATGTTCTCTCCGCCTGCCTTCTCAATGTCATGGG is drawn from Methanooceanicella nereidis and contains these coding sequences:
- the hdrC gene encoding CoB--CoM heterodisulfide reductase subunit C, which encodes HDIEKAGGENISVCYQCGTCTGGCPQGRRNALRTRKIMRMVSLGLKDQLLKSDDIWYCSTCYTCTDRCPRHVKPTDVIIALRNMATRQHIVPRNFLQTAGFIFQTGHGVPNNDANRELRKRLGLKADPPTTHSYPEFLPGIQKILEATGLMQIKADIEGGKK